The genomic interval TCTAATTGATCAGATCACTCGACTGAGATATATGGTCACACTAGTCCTATGTATGACGACCTATCACAACCTCAACAAACTTTCTTAACTTAGACTCCAATTCCAAAAATCTACGTTATTCGCCGTATCACATTGGTAAATCAATGTCCCCTTCTAACCCCTATAAATACAAAGTAGCATAAAAATCTCTCCTTTTCCTTCTATCACCCCCCACCTCACTGCGCTTCACTTTGTTCAAAAATGGCAGCTGTCAGCTTTATGTCATGCAGAATTGCTCAAACAGCCTTCCTCTCCACTTTATTGCAATTCGATCCTCCTATGCTTTTGTTGTTATACAAGCCGCCCAACTCGCCTTCGCCCATTCTCCATGCTCCGATAGTTGGGCTCTTGGCGGTGTAGATTCGACCTGCTGCCTCGCTGCAAGGTGGAGATGGATTTCAGACCGATCGGCCCCTCGGCTGGGCGCGGCGGCTGCGGCGATGACTCCCTGCGAGGTCTCGCGTTTGGTGAAAAGATCTATTTTGAGGACGGAAGTGGCGACGGCAATAAGGCTCCGCCGGGGAGGAAGGGGAGGGGCGTGctgcaaggaggaggaggaggaggtggaggagagcaGCAGCAGGCGACGCCGAGGCCGAGGTGCCAAGTCGAAGGGTGCGAGGCGGATCTGAGCGGCGTGAAGGCCTACTACTGCCGGCACAAGGTGTGCGGGATGCACTCCAAGGCGCCCAAGGTTATCGTCGGCGGCATCGAGCAGAGGTTCTGTCAGCAGTGCAGCAGGTCTCGTGCCCTAAAAaaccttctttttttttccttttttttttttaacttcttgaaTCTGGTTTTCCGAGTCTTGAATTctctgagaaaaaaaaaaagaaggcatttttagtttttttctCTTGACTCTCGTCGATGGATTTTGCCTTCTTGCAATGGTGCTGATTGCTGCCCTCCACAGTAGTTCTCCAGCTCTCTCTTCTAATAGAATTTTCTTTTCCGTAAGGCTCtgttttttttccccttctcAATGAATTGGTATCTTTATGCACAAGAAGCTCTGTTCATCTTCGCATTCTTGCCACACTTCAATGATGAATTACTCGCAATCACTGCTATGTAATTGTTGAAACCCTAGACCTTTCATGATAGTAGATGTCTGTTAATGGTTTCTACCAGGTGATATTTAACTGAATTCAGCAACAATCATCAAGCGAAGAATGTTGTCTTGTATCTTTATCAACACATGTAGAGTAAAAGTGACTTTGCTGCAATGCATTCACAGATTTCACCAGTTGACTGAGTTCGACCAAGGCAAACGCAGTTGCCGCAGACGCCTGGCAGGGCACAATGAGCGGCGGCGGAAGCCACCTTCTGGTCCCTTCAATTCTCGCTACGGCCAGTTTCCGCGATCCTTCCATGGTTAGAATCTCATCTGATCTATATTCTGCGGCATTCCATTCATGTTGTTGCTCTGAGTTCTCTGAATGCTGCACTGAATTATGAAACAGAACCCAGCAGATACAGAAGCTTTCTAATGGACTTCAGTTACCCGAAGCACGGTAGAGATAATTGCTCTGATAATCTAGTGGCGTGCCACCAATGGCacgaagtggtggatgctccatcAACTGCAGTTGTTCCGGTGCTCCTCCGAGCCCATCCATACTCGCAAGGCTCGCCGGGCCAGATTCTATTATCTTCGCCGGAACTTCCACCAAGCGAGTGCCTTGCAGGAGCTTTAGACGGCAGCTGTGCTCTCTCTCTTCTGTCATCGACTCAGCCATGGGGCAGTAGTACTAGCAGAAGCCAAGTTCCATCTATTTCTTCATCCAACAGCTTCAATCCCTTTTCCAACATTTACATGGCCAACTCCTGGGGCTTGAGGGATCCTGGAAGTAGGAACCACTCACAAGATACTAAACCCCTCAATGAACTGGGGGATCGAGCTCATTTTTCTGGTGAGCTTGAGTTGGCTCTGCAGAGTAGGCAGTACCTCGAACACGGTTACGGTCACTCCGATCATATGATCCACCACTGGTCTTTGTAGATCATATTGGTCCACTTATCCGTGGCAATTTTGCAACTTCTAAATGTTGATCCCACTCTAGCCATGGAAGTCTTAGTTAGCCTTCATGCCATTCTTGAGGGTAAAGATTGTCACTTAAGAAAATCTTTCCCATCTAGTAAATGCCATTATGTGGGTTTATAATGTTGAGTTTTCCCCATGATCAAATGTTAGGAAGGCTTCAGTTTCTTCTTCGTGAACATGCCTCTCTAAATTCTGAATAACCAGACAAACTATCACACAAATCATTCGGCCTTGGATTTAAATACATCGATATATTTCAAATCTGGATTCTTTTTGCCTAGGAGAAAAAAGGTCTTACGACAGTTCAAGGACATTCATTGCAATTCAATAGCGTTGGCAGGCACCAGGTGCATCCTCGCCGTATCGACTTTGAACAACTGGCTCTGGCAGCTTTTGCATCTGATGAAAAGACTGGCAGAGTGCATTTGTTGGGCCTTGGGAATCAAGATTCTCGCTGGCACAAGATCTAGAGAAAGAACATCGAACGGAGCGCCCAATGTCAGGAAATAGAAGTACCGTACTGCCAACTATAAAGTATGCTTCTTTAACCTGGATTTTATAAAAAATCTTAATCTGAAAACGCGATTACAACCcgcttaaatttaaataactcgattaattactattattattattattttataattctttacttattttaaaaaatcaaatttgattcaatcgtaaaattttttttattaaattctaaattctgagAATTTTCAATTCGAAAATCTTTTAACCCGACGCTAAAAACTGTCaatatgaaaatttttaaatcgACTCGGATGTGGATcggatttatttttgaaaactggtgtgcACCATATATGATTTGATTGTGCTTAACCGGTACGGAGTTAGCCCCCAGCCCAAAGCTGCACCTTTCTTGCGACTTGACAACTGAACTGAATACCTCTCCGAGAATGGGAAAAAGCCACTCTGAAGATCAGACGGGCACTCTGCACACTTGCTTCATACAGCATGCAAAAGACTCAACGTCTGGTGTTTTCCTCTGTCAATCCAGGACACTTGGTTGCCAATGATCAGTGTTGCTATGTAATAGCAGAGTTAAAATCTAACTATAAAGGCctcaaatgattaaaaaaaatagcaATGAAAGTTACTCTGAAATAAAGGAGCCGTAGCTTTTTGGTTCTTATGACGTTGACATacaatagatagatagatagataccTGAATTATATTAGAATATCCTTAATGAAATGGAAGGACATTGATTTGAGTTCCATAGGTAAGAAATAAATTTGACGATCCATTTCAGTTACATTCCAAATTGGATTCACAATGAAAACAAAATGCTCTTTCATCCTTCTCTCATTTACTGCAAGTAGCACGCGACGAAGGAGAGGACGGCGACGCCGAGGGCGGCTCCGACGGCCGGCAAAGAGGCAGCGCCGGAGGCTGGGCCAGGCGCGGGGGCCTCGGCGGCCAGAGCGCCGGTGGCAGTGGCGGCGGCGACGAGGACGGCACAGGCGATCTTCTTCATCTCCATCTCGTCTTAAATAGGAGATTTTGGTTGGACACGTGGAAGAATGCAGTTAGAGacgagaaagagaagaagagttaTTGAAACTGCGCAGGCCTGGAAGATCTGGAGGCGAGGGAGGGATTTTATAGCGTGATTTTGTGGCCCAGAGGATTCGTCGCGAGCAATAAGATCATCTCCGACCACAAATTTTATTTTGGTGTATTTTTAACACCAATTTAATGTCATTTGAGCATCAAAATTTTTTCAACTCCAATCATGAGACATTATTTCCTacactaaaaaaaatattctttagaatattctatttttccatcttataatttattattcaacatacatattaatttgttaaatatttttattacgataataattactattaatttttataatattatgtttttagttacaagaaaattaaaattagtatttttataattttgttagaaataatttaataagcatattaatatttaatatttaaagataatacacaatcataaacaatttagataatttttttaaaatattttcaccagACAACTAACACTTCATTAATAATACATCATTATGAACCTTAAttatcagaattaccaaattgttCCCACAAATGCTCTTAGCAACATATTatgtattttgaaattttaaatatttaattgtgtGTTTGTTATGAAATTaccaatattataaattttaatatatttataatcttagcaacataacaaatattaaaatttataatatatatttaattgaaatttatatattaaatttagaatatataaaatttatataataaattcaattaaattaaatcatattaatttataatatttaaaaatattttaaatataacttGCCTATTatgatatattatattaaaaaaatctctaCTTGCACCAAAATGGTGCAAGTGAACAGTGCAGCACCAACTTGCACCATTTTGATGTAATTTTTGCGGTCACCATTAGAGAGGATATGGTGCCTTTTTACACTAAAATGATATAAAAGGGCACCGGTTAGAAATGCTCTAAACATGCAAGAAATTGACCGATACTTTTCAGCCCTTTGTGATCATCCATGAAAAGGAGTGGGCTTGGATTTTCTTATCACCTAAAGGACaaatatttatcaaattaaacatgcatttatctttttttaattaaattatttcaatcTATCATAATTAAACAAAATCAATCAttgcaattatatatatatatatagtggtgATATGTTGCGTGTCGTACAGTGTGCGACTGTGCATGTGCGCAGCATATCacacttttctaattattttttttataatttgaatttttaaaaaatcaagatTTCTATATATaaattcttaatatataaatatatcccctaaacacattataatattccataaatatttaaatttatttcatttttctttttactaaacattATAATCCAATTGGGATGCCTAAACCCTAgaagtaaaatcttaaaaaaaattagattgaaaattataacccaattgagATGCATGAAtcctaaaataaaatcttaaaaaatattttaattatttttttttaattcaaaatttaaaaataataataataataaataataacatACGATATCTATTAtttcgattttgaattttaaaaaatcaatatttccttataTATAAATACTTAATAATATATCCCAAAATACgttacaatactccataaatacttaaatttatttcatttttattttttctttttactaaatactataacccaattggaaaatctaaactctagaggtaaaatcttaaaaaaaaaaaaaataacttacaaATTATAACCCAAATGGGAAGTATGaatcctagaaataaaattttaaaaaaatattttaattattttttttaattcaaaataaaaaaaagagttgatatcctgcgcgacgcgcacagtcacGCAGGATAtcgatattatatatatatatatatatataagcgacTATGCGCGTCACGCAGGATATCAgcactttttttcttttttattttttttttaaaattttgaattaaaaaaataattaaaatattttttaaaaattttatttctagaattcatacttcccaattgggttataatttgtaagctatttttttttttttaaagattttacctctagggttcagattttctaattgggttataatatttagtaaaaagaaaaattaaaaaagaaataaatttaagtatttatggagtattgtaatgtgtttaggggatatattcatggattaaggatttatatataaggaaatattaattttttaaaattcaaaatcgaaaTAATAGATATAGTATgttattatttgttattattatttttttaaaattttgaattaaaaaaattaatttaaatattttttaagattttattttagggtTCATGCATCCTAATTGGTATAATTttcaatctaattttttttttaagattttacctctaggattTAGGCatcccaattgggttataatatttagtaaaaagaaaaatgaaaaatgaaaaaaaattaaatatttatggaatattataatgtgtttaggggatatatttatatattaagaatttATATATAGAAATCttgattttttaattcaaattataaaaaaaataattagaaaagtgtGATATGTTGCGCGCGCACAGTCACGCACTGTGTGGTGTGCAGCATATcaccactatatatatatatatatatatatatatatatatatatatatatatatatatatatatatatatatatatatatatatatccgaaatttaaaatttcatataTTGTGCAATATTCTTTTGATAATTGTATCTTGATATATCAACTATAAATAGGGGTGATAAGTTCTGACCCAACACAGCCAGTGACCGAGTTGCGCAGgtcctggtaccccgatgctcgaggcaaatccaatgaatatataaataacagactaataatataataatgaaatgaacGAGGGGCGAGTACGAAAAACATACCCTGGCCTAGGAGGCGCCCTCGGGtggatgagtgagctggtcgGGATGCTACTTGAGTTGTCGCTgcccggaagagtagatgacttTGAGCAGGATGAAGAGTTGTATCTAACAACACCTAGTCGAGCACGACCCTGATCCGGCTGGAAGACGGCATGCAGATCGGAACCTAACAACGACGCACAGGCCGGGATATGACATCTGCACGCAGGCCGAGATAGGACACTGGCACACAGGTCAGGAGATGATAGTGGCACACATGCCGAGCTGTGACAACGACATGCAGACCGAAATATAATATCGACACACAGATCGGATAGTAATAGCGGAACGAAGGTCAAAACACGACACACAACCCAGATCAGTGCGGAGGTCGAAACAAAGACTCTGCTCGAAGGCCATAACACAGCGATGGCTCAAAGGCCAGAACACGGCGGAAGCGAGATAAGGTCAGATCGGCGACAGCGATTGTAGTAACCAGATCCGTGCTAGGGGACAACTGGAGAGGAGGGTCTCGACGAAGCCGGCAGCGAGTGTGTAGGTTTGGCCATGGGGGCAGCCGATGAGGATGTCGGTGTGAGGGGAGGAGGCGGTGCCTCCTTGGCACGTCGGCACTGTCTGGAAAAAGGGAAGACAGTCGACTTCAGTGCCCTCTATGGTGCCAGCATGGTCCGAAAGAGGGGACGATGTCGCATGTGAGAGGAAAGGGGAGAAGGCGGTGCTGTTGTTGATCGGCGAGGCTGCAATGGCGCACGGTGCCTGGGCTGTGGCGCGTCTCCGGTGATGAAGGGGGGAAACAGAGGCAGCGTTGGCATCCTACGTCGGTGTCTAAAAGCCTATCTGACGGTGGATGCAGCTGTTGGCATGAGGTGAGGCGATGGAGGTGGCAGCCGGTATCAGGAGGTAGCACCGCGTGCTTAGTGACGGTCATCGGAGGCGGGAGAGGGAGCAGAGGAGGAGGGTGGTGGTATGCTTCCTAGTGGCGGCTTGCCAGCCAATGAGGCGATGTGCGCTATGAGGCGACAGCGTGCGTGAGGGTCTGACCGGAGGTGACGAGGGAGGCGACGCGATGGTGTCGGcgtggaggggggggggggggggcggggaAATGGGGGAACGAAGACAAGGATGCTCACAGGAGAGAAGAGAGGTGGAGCGGAGATGTTGCTGCCGGCGTCATGGTGGGCAGCGTCCGAAGCCCTCCACCAGCACCGGCATCCGTGAGGTCTCGGCGGAGGAAGGGACGAAGGCCTGGAGTGGCAGTGGTATTAGCACCGGTGACGCTGGCAGTGACATGGGGAGGCAACGTGCGTGAAGCTATAGCTGGAGGCAGCGACAACGCACAAAACAAAAACTAGCCGGCGATAAAGGGAAGGGAGCAAAGGCTCGCCGGTGACGAGGGAGAAGGTGGCGACGACAACGGCGTGAAGAGGGAGGTGATGGCGGCGAAAACAAAAACTAGCCAAAGCCCCCTCCCCCTTTCTTCTCTGATGAATAATGCCTCATAAACCCACAAAACCCTCAACATATGAAAAGGCCAAAATACCCCTCCCTTTCTGTCTAATCCCCCTAGGTCCTTAGGAcatatccacatcacaagcctcctcttcaagtctaatcgaaggaggcacaagttcgactgactagaccatGCCTAACGTAAAGCCAAAATCCCTCCTGAATGTAGAGTCTGATCGCTAGGTTTGTCATATAGTGTCGAACGAGTAGCTATGGCGGTGCCGAGTAAGTGACTGAAGTAATACTGAGTGCTCGACGAAAAATGGTACCGAGCATATGTCGAGCAAGCGATCGATTGTATGTCGTTCGGGAGACCAAGTGATATCGAGAAGACAGTCAGATGGGGCTGAGCAAGCGGCTGAGCAAATGCATACCGGGTGATTGTGAGAATGTTGAGCGAGTGGTTGAGTGACACGAGCGAGCAACCAAGCAGATATTGACTGAGTGACAGTAAACCACGATTGAGTGACCGAAAAAATGCTGATCGGGCAATAGGGAGAATGTTGAACGAGTGGCACGACGATGGACAAGCGGTGTCGAGGGCGCAACCGAAAATTTTTCGACAGAGCGACAGTGAATCATGACCGGACAATCAAAAAGTTACATAACAGGCAACCGAGATAATGCCGAGCGAGTAGACGAACGACGGGTGAGTAGAGCCGAGCGCGCGATCGAGAAAGTGCCGATCGAGCGACAATAAATCACATCCGGGCAATCACATAATACCGACCAGACAATAGGGGGAACCCTGAGAGGGCAACATGATGATGAACTTTTAGGGTCTAAATatgttagagggggggggggggttaatacCTTGTCGCGTGCTCGTTTCTTGCTTCTTTGATGATGTGCTACAGCGGACTGAACTCGAAACAAACTTACAATGCtagcacaaaagatttacttgatatccacctcaagaaaagatgactaatccaaggatccacacacgacacactctccATTAGTAAAAACACTGCTTCTCGATCGCAGCCgatgcggagaagccttgtataaactcacacaacaatatacaacacccacaagacaaaaatacaaaaaatacaaatgaaaactctttcttcttgcttacttgttgcatGTTGtttcctcttgaaccttggaagtgtaactaCACTTGTCTCTAagcgccttcaagaactggctgtgaAAGTGTGGAGAGAGCTCGTGAATCGTCGCTGAGATGCATTGTAGTCGTTGGAGGAGAATCACtgaagaagacgctcgccaacggctataacctgtgCAACAGTCAGATCCCAATCTattgaattgctctcaatcgattggggagcctgtcaatcgatcgactgatcgattcagagcgcctctgtgctcactAGAAAACGTCTGaattgattgcccgatcgattcagcctctatTGCGTGATTTCCAGCTccccacactacaacaaaaaccctcatagacatcgatttttcaccggtgtctattacattttcgatcgatgtctatgaaggcgatgtaaaaagtctaccattttagacatcgggttaaaaccggtgtagtatcacttaacgacaccggtgttcgaatcggttattaaccggtgtagtatcacttaacgataccgtttcatcaacggtgtaaaaccgatgtaatattatatgttaataacaccagttttggcagcggtatacgaccgatgtaaaaaTAGTTAATAACATTGGTTTTGCAAtgatggaaaaccgatgtaatatcaatattgtttaacgGCACAAATTcaatttccgaaacagtgaaaaaccgataAAATACACcaatattattcttacaacagtatccataaaatacacaaatattcacaaattacacatattcttcttccaacagtatccataaaatactcaaatattcacaaattacataaatattcttcttataacagtatccataaaatacacaaatattctttttacaatatcaaaaggtaatagatattgtacacatcaaggtagtatccgcaatttacattccatgcaaatgcatacatcatccaaaattttcaaaaatcaaatatctTTCCTACtaaaatgtaatctagcatgaaTTCAGCCCACTTGaaccacacttcatcaatttcaactctggagtacttgagatttgtaaactgtaaaaacacataaataatatattagtaaatcaagaccaaaaatcatagttgaaaaaagcagtaagagcactaggtaacaagatgactaattggaatgcttaaaaagagaaacattcatcaattatctcaaccacatcatatagtgatagatatATCATTCTTGGGacttaatataatccaaaccaaaaattttaatctaactacataaacaacaattttaatctttcaaatttaattcaTTAGTAGTCAACCCAAATGACATAACTGTTTATCACTTAAAGTAtatggaaagtaaataaattcacttttagtttgcaaataataaattcacttttatcactaagagtacatggaaagtaaataaattcctcagcagcaataaagatgagtaacatcaattcatttatatgatttccaatgaTACAATAACATCAAAACAAGTTTTTATTTCAAGGAGAAAATAACTAAAATGCTAACTAGTCAACATGAATTTCAAACCTTATCCTCTTCGAGCTAGGCTTATGAAATCATTTCTAAGAACAAAATCGACAAATTCAAGACTGTTCTTTCAACCAGACAGAAACTTTGTAGAACTAGAGGAAATCAAATGAAAGATCAGATCATAAACCCCAAGCGCAATAACTGGAGCAACGAATATCTAAAAGGGATCTATCTACTTGTTCATGTTTTACCCAAGTTCTGGATGCTCCAAGGAAAAAATGGAGGTTTGAGGGCTAAAAAGGAGCGTCAAGGGTCAAAAACAGTGTCTAACtggagtagtttttttttttttaaaaaaatacacaacATAAACTAAAAAATATCAACTATAACATCCTAGGATCGGTCCTAATCAGTGTTCGACCTTATCAAGTACAAATGTACAATGTATTATGTTATATATATCATCTAAGGGGAGAGAAATTCTTAAATATGAGAGAGAATACCAAAACAAAGTAACATGTTGTTATCAAAGAAATGCATTGATGAAAACCATCTGACAACACATTCATATACATATTCGGTAGTAGTGACTGCAATAGCTAAAGACTTGAAAAATGCCCTACCTTGCAGATGAACCGGTTAGCTTTGCAACTTCCTCTTCCATCCTAGAGAGAATTGCCTTTTGCTCTTCATTGGAAGCACTCACGAACTCCTTCACTAAAGCATCTATGCTTGCCACAATACCAGCCTGCATTAGTCAAACCAATCTTCAAATACGGCTGAAGAACAAAGTTTGTCAATATGATCCTTCACAATCTATCACTCACCTGGAAAGTAAGTTGACCATTCGCATCAC from Zingiber officinale cultivar Zhangliang chromosome 6B, Zo_v1.1, whole genome shotgun sequence carries:
- the LOC121990032 gene encoding squamosa promoter-binding-like protein 14, with protein sequence MDFRPIGPSAGRGGCGDDSLRGLAFGEKIYFEDGSGDGNKAPPGRKGRGVLQGGGGGGGGEQQQATPRPRCQVEGCEADLSGVKAYYCRHKVCGMHSKAPKVIVGGIEQRFCQQCSRFHQLTEFDQGKRSCRRRLAGHNERRRKPPSGPFNSRYGQFPRSFHEPSRYRSFLMDFSYPKHGRDNCSDNLVACHQWHEVVDAPSTAVVPVLLRAHPYSQGSPGQILLSSPELPPSECLAGALDGSCALSLLSSTQPWGSSTSRSQVPSISSSNSFNPFSNIYMANSWGLRDPGSRNHSQDTKPLNELGDRAHFSGELELALQSRQYLEHGYGHSDHMIHHWSL